From Marivirga harenae, one genomic window encodes:
- a CDS encoding PD-(D/E)XK nuclease family protein: MTSIFNRIYSYRQRENKNNRENFLTEILGYCLENDPHFRHAFFNNLDIPFIDDPQIITQQSYPNLGIPDLEIYSKNRNSIILIESKIEHSERENQLSDYCKILTKHHKNLNKHLVYITKYFDENHENFKPLDNINFKALKWDVIYSLVNKNHSEITQQLKNYLKEENMDDTKNFNYTDLATLNSIATTISKMDEVLQHIKPAYVNSLGSFPATSKGTKLPDSWYGISHEKKFENFKFWINTGFRWYYGDDIIYIGIRLWIPKEATQLIESLKADLEATEEPFENTESWVYYSEDKAVIIENYRFLSDYITKENDQIPAISQYFSKILEEISECQFIKR, from the coding sequence ATGACCTCAATCTTCAATAGAATATATTCATATCGCCAAAGAGAAAACAAAAATAACCGAGAAAATTTTCTGACGGAGATTTTAGGATATTGTCTCGAAAATGATCCCCATTTCCGTCATGCCTTTTTCAACAACCTAGATATTCCGTTTATAGATGATCCTCAAATTATCACACAACAAAGCTACCCAAATCTTGGTATTCCTGACTTAGAAATATATTCTAAGAATAGGAATTCAATTATTTTAATTGAAAGTAAAATTGAACATTCTGAAAGAGAGAATCAACTTTCAGATTATTGTAAAATTCTTACCAAGCACCATAAAAATTTAAATAAACATCTTGTATATATTACAAAATACTTTGATGAAAATCATGAAAATTTCAAGCCTTTAGATAACATTAATTTTAAAGCATTAAAGTGGGATGTGATTTATTCACTAGTAAATAAAAACCACTCTGAAATTACACAACAGCTTAAAAACTATTTAAAAGAAGAAAATATGGACGACACTAAAAACTTTAATTATACTGATCTTGCTACGCTAAATTCAATTGCTACAACCATTTCAAAAATGGATGAAGTTTTACAACATATTAAGCCAGCTTATGTGAACTCATTAGGCTCATTTCCGGCAACTTCAAAAGGAACAAAATTACCAGATTCATGGTATGGCATTTCACATGAAAAGAAATTTGAAAACTTTAAATTCTGGATTAATACTGGGTTCCGTTGGTATTATGGTGATGATATTATTTACATTGGAATAAGACTATGGATACCCAAAGAAGCCACTCAACTAATAGAATCTTTAAAGGCAGATTTAGAAGCAACTGAGGAACCATTTGAGAATACCGAGTCTTGGGTTTATTATTCTGAAGATAAGGCTGTCATCATTGAAAATTACAGATTTCTGTCAGATTACATTACGAAGGAAAATGACCAAATACCAGCAATATCTCAATATTTTAGTAAAATATTAGAAGAAATTTCAGAATGCCAATTTATAAAGAGATAA